The following proteins come from a genomic window of Coriobacteriia bacterium:
- a CDS encoding TspO/MBR family protein, translating to MNSWYESLAKPSWTPQPAVIGTIWTLLYPIIFVVYGYVIVRVFRGTMPRAVLLPISLNLAANFAFTPIQFGLRNLPLASLDIVLVLVTIVWSMVLIWPHSRVAALALVPYLAWVGTATVLQLSITFANR from the coding sequence ATGAACTCCTGGTACGAGAGTCTGGCGAAGCCGTCGTGGACGCCACAGCCTGCGGTGATAGGCACCATATGGACCCTGCTCTATCCGATCATCTTTGTCGTCTACGGCTACGTGATCGTGAGGGTGTTTCGCGGGACCATGCCCCGCGCGGTTCTGCTTCCGATCTCCCTGAACCTGGCAGCCAACTTCGCCTTCACACCGATTCAGTTCGGGCTCCGGAACCTGCCGCTCGCATCGCTCGATATCGTGCTCGTACTCGTGACGATCGTGTGGTCGATGGTCCTGATATGGCCTCACTCGCGCGTGGCTGCGCTGGCGCTGGTGCCGTATCTCGCGTGGGTAGGGACCGCTACCGTGCTGCAGCTCAGCATCACCTTCGCGAACCGGTAG
- the yedF gene encoding sulfurtransferase-like selenium metabolism protein YedF, whose protein sequence is MAKHILVLSDGIGSGDEELGRLLMRNFLYAVARNAEKPQSVMLMHGAVRLACEDSAAVDHLRLLVDAGVAVRVCGTCLDYLGLKDRVEVGDVGNMVDSVASLLSDAEVLTIS, encoded by the coding sequence ATGGCAAAGCACATTCTCGTTCTGAGCGACGGCATCGGTTCAGGTGATGAGGAACTGGGACGTCTTCTGATGCGGAATTTCCTGTACGCGGTAGCCCGGAACGCCGAGAAGCCTCAGTCGGTCATGTTGATGCACGGGGCGGTGCGGCTCGCCTGCGAGGACTCTGCCGCTGTCGATCATCTGAGACTCTTGGTCGATGCCGGTGTTGCGGTCCGGGTCTGCGGGACCTGCCTCGACTACCTCGGACTCAAGGACCGCGTCGAGGTCGGCGACGTGGGGAACATGGTGGACTCGGTCGCATCGCTCCTCAGCGATGCCGAGGTGCTGACCATCTCCTGA
- the selB gene encoding selenocysteine-specific translation elongation factor: MTAPSLVLGTAGHIDHGKSSLVQALTGTDPDRLKEEKDRGITIELGFARLELPSGRMMGVVDVPGHEKFVRQMVAGATGVDVVMLCIAADDGVMPQTREHLAILDLLGVDRGVVALTKADLVDSDWAQMVAEDVRTLLANTALAGSPVVPVSARSGEGLPTLLATLDEIAQEAPSRHAELPLRLPVDRVFTIAGAGTVVTGTMWSGSAAKDDPVEVYPSRGEARVRGVQVHGAGVERAVAGQRVAMNVAGIERSEISRGDIIAAPGTLTVTDRLDARFTYLGFPGDDKPFESGTRVHVHHGTREVLGRVLLVDHTELRAGESGLAQLRLEEPLAPRYDDRFIVRSYSPVYTIGGGVVLDALPPRRTTLKPHERELLEALLAHDLSSASTGLLTSRAMPMTSAEVAAALGVPRAKVADELNKASLERLKVGSDTYFVTASALDGAVGATERELLAFHEADPLATGVATAALRDRVDRRLTARVFDAILEVAAARGVATVDRGQVRHPRAAVSALAQEADAMSLLLPLIEAAGAAPPTLAEMLDSTGVDPGVARKALARLVSEGRLVRVSSDFHFSPAAIAAVRATLEAYFASRSEGATTSDLREALGLSRKYAIPLLEYLDSQGITKREGDLRTLRRA, encoded by the coding sequence GTGACCGCGCCATCACTGGTGCTCGGCACGGCGGGGCACATCGACCATGGAAAGTCGTCGCTGGTCCAGGCGTTGACGGGCACAGACCCTGACCGGTTGAAAGAAGAGAAGGACCGGGGCATCACCATCGAGCTTGGCTTCGCGCGCCTTGAACTGCCGAGCGGTCGGATGATGGGCGTCGTCGATGTGCCCGGACACGAGAAGTTCGTCCGCCAGATGGTGGCCGGAGCGACCGGCGTCGATGTCGTGATGCTGTGTATCGCTGCTGATGACGGCGTGATGCCTCAGACCCGCGAGCATTTGGCGATTCTCGACCTGCTGGGGGTCGACCGCGGGGTCGTCGCCCTGACCAAGGCCGATCTCGTGGATTCCGACTGGGCCCAGATGGTTGCCGAGGACGTCCGGACCCTTCTCGCGAACACGGCGCTCGCGGGCTCTCCGGTCGTGCCGGTCTCGGCCCGCAGCGGCGAGGGTCTGCCGACGTTGCTCGCCACCCTCGATGAGATCGCGCAGGAGGCCCCGAGCCGCCATGCCGAGCTTCCGCTGCGGCTGCCGGTGGATCGCGTGTTCACGATTGCCGGTGCGGGTACTGTGGTCACGGGCACCATGTGGTCGGGCTCGGCCGCCAAGGACGATCCGGTCGAGGTCTATCCGAGCCGCGGCGAGGCCCGCGTGCGCGGCGTACAGGTGCACGGCGCTGGTGTCGAGCGAGCGGTCGCAGGGCAGCGCGTCGCCATGAACGTCGCCGGAATCGAGCGAAGCGAGATCTCCCGCGGCGATATCATCGCAGCTCCTGGGACACTCACCGTCACCGATCGACTCGATGCACGCTTCACCTACCTGGGCTTCCCGGGCGATGACAAGCCCTTCGAGTCCGGCACGCGCGTCCACGTGCATCACGGCACTCGTGAGGTCCTCGGTCGCGTGCTGCTCGTCGACCACACAGAACTGCGCGCAGGCGAGAGCGGACTCGCCCAGCTGAGGCTCGAAGAGCCGTTGGCCCCGCGCTACGATGACCGCTTCATCGTCCGCAGCTACTCGCCGGTCTACACCATTGGCGGCGGGGTGGTACTCGATGCGCTGCCTCCGCGCCGCACGACGCTCAAGCCCCACGAGCGCGAGCTGCTCGAGGCGCTGCTCGCTCACGACCTCTCGTCGGCCAGCACCGGGCTGCTTACGTCGCGCGCCATGCCGATGACGAGCGCCGAGGTCGCAGCGGCTCTGGGTGTCCCGCGCGCCAAGGTCGCTGACGAGCTCAACAAGGCATCGCTCGAGCGGCTGAAGGTTGGATCCGACACCTACTTCGTGACCGCGTCGGCCCTCGACGGAGCCGTCGGCGCGACCGAGAGGGAGTTGCTCGCCTTCCACGAGGCGGATCCGTTGGCCACGGGCGTCGCGACGGCGGCGCTCCGAGATCGCGTGGACCGTCGCCTGACCGCACGGGTCTTCGATGCCATCCTTGAGGTCGCCGCAGCGCGCGGGGTGGCCACCGTCGATCGGGGGCAGGTGCGGCATCCTCGCGCCGCTGTGTCGGCGCTGGCCCAAGAGGCCGACGCGATGTCGCTGCTCCTGCCGCTCATCGAGGCCGCGGGCGCGGCACCGCCCACGCTCGCCGAGATGCTCGACTCCACCGGCGTGGACCCGGGGGTTGCGCGAAAGGCGCTTGCGCGGCTGGTGAGTGAAGGCCGACTCGTTCGGGTCTCGAGCGACTTCCACTTCTCGCCTGCGGCGATCGCCGCGGTGCGCGCGACGCTTGAGGCCTATTTCGCGTCGCGCTCAGAGGGGGCCACGACAAGCGACCTGCGTGAGGCGCTCGGACTCAGCCGCAAGTACGCGATCCCGCTGCTCGAGTACCTTGATTCGCAAGGCATCACGAAGCGCGAAGGCGATCTCAGGACTCTGCGCCGGGCGTAG
- a CDS encoding deoxyribodipyrimidine photo-lyase, producing MRVRIVWFRRDLRLADNESLTAALQDDAVVVPVYVHGERSPGGLAARAWLAHSLDSLDRSLRSRGSALVIRSGHPDRELAELVASCGARAVHCTRDWTPEGLIEERHVAEALAAQGVALRVSEGQMLAAPGTVLTAGGAPFRVFTPFCRAWLGTWRAVAPLPAPAVLPAPAVMPRSTPPTSGVPTVPSPDVCAWWTPGEDGAQARMAAFADDALAAYGTSRDLPAIRGTSELSPHLAFGEISPRQIAFAVAAHGEDAEPFVRQLAWREFASHVLHANPDSVRLPLRPEFERFPWRDDPEGLAAWAEGRTGFPLVDAGMRQLAATGWIHNRVRLVCSSFLVKDLLVPWQTGEAYFRDHLVDFDPASNVFNWQWVAGSGADAAPYFRIFNPSLQASRFDANGAYVGRWVPEAGTNAYPPPIVDHAAARARALAALSATKSG from the coding sequence GTGCGCGTGCGCATCGTGTGGTTCCGCCGCGACCTACGTCTGGCCGACAATGAATCGCTCACTGCTGCGCTGCAGGATGACGCCGTGGTGGTGCCCGTCTACGTGCACGGAGAGCGCTCCCCGGGCGGCTTAGCGGCTCGTGCGTGGCTGGCACACTCCCTCGACTCGCTCGATCGTTCACTGCGATCGCGGGGGTCGGCACTGGTGATTCGCAGCGGCCATCCTGACCGCGAGCTTGCCGAGCTGGTCGCCTCGTGTGGGGCGCGGGCGGTGCACTGCACGCGGGACTGGACGCCGGAGGGGCTGATAGAAGAGCGTCATGTGGCAGAGGCGCTCGCCGCCCAAGGAGTCGCGCTGCGCGTGAGCGAGGGTCAGATGCTCGCTGCGCCCGGCACCGTTCTCACGGCTGGCGGGGCCCCTTTTCGCGTGTTCACCCCGTTTTGCCGTGCGTGGCTCGGGACATGGCGTGCGGTGGCACCGTTGCCGGCGCCTGCGGTCCTGCCCGCACCTGCGGTGATGCCGCGCTCCACGCCGCCGACATCAGGAGTGCCGACGGTCCCATCGCCTGACGTATGCGCCTGGTGGACGCCCGGCGAAGACGGGGCGCAGGCGCGGATGGCGGCGTTCGCGGACGACGCGTTGGCGGCGTACGGGACCTCACGAGACCTGCCCGCCATCCGTGGGACGAGCGAGCTGTCACCCCATCTGGCGTTCGGCGAGATCTCGCCGCGCCAGATCGCCTTCGCGGTCGCGGCTCACGGGGAGGATGCCGAGCCATTCGTCCGTCAACTGGCGTGGCGAGAGTTCGCCTCACACGTCCTGCACGCCAATCCGGACTCAGTACGGCTGCCGTTGCGCCCGGAGTTCGAACGGTTCCCGTGGCGCGATGACCCGGAGGGTCTGGCCGCGTGGGCCGAGGGACGGACCGGCTTCCCGCTGGTTGATGCGGGCATGCGGCAGCTGGCGGCAACCGGTTGGATTCACAACCGCGTGCGTCTGGTGTGCAGCTCGTTCCTCGTCAAGGATCTCCTCGTGCCGTGGCAGACGGGCGAGGCGTACTTTCGGGACCACCTCGTGGATTTCGATCCCGCATCAAACGTCTTCAACTGGCAGTGGGTGGCGGGATCGGGCGCGGATGCGGCGCCCTACTTCCGCATCTTCAACCCCTCGCTGCAGGCGTCGAGGTTCGACGCGAACGGGGCCTACGTCGGGCGCTGGGTGCCCGAAGCGGGAACGAACGCGTACCCGCCGCCTATCGTCGACCACGCGGCGGCGCGAGCTCGCGCCCTCGCCGCGCTGTCAGCGACGAAGAGCGGCTGA
- the selA gene encoding L-seryl-tRNA(Sec) selenium transferase — protein MDTNALLRQLPKVDALLSRPDVEALGATVARSLVVEAARAVLDEARADIIAGQSVDIAPDAIAARLMERAAQQSRSSLHRVINATGIVVHTNLGRSPLAEEAVQAVADVARGYSTLEYDVDSGARGSRHVHVESLICRLTGAQAAMAVNNNAAAVMMAVAALARGKEAIVSRGQLVEIGGSFRVPDVMAESGATMVEVGTTNKTHLRDYETALTSRTGLLLKVHTSNYRVVGFTEEVELSDLVTLGAKHGVHVMEDQGSGVLVDLRQWGLPHEPTVAESVAAGVDVVTCSGDKLLGGPQAGIIAGKAEVIALLKKHPLARAMRLDKMTLAALETTLRLYLDPDRAAGLVPTLRMLRTSKEEVGTRAVRIAGEIAERCGDAYVAGTVEDVSRAGGGALPMADIPTICVSIVPAKMSLSELERALRTVEPHVIARIADDRLLLDPRTFTSAEEAEVIDAFVRIAGAVSS, from the coding sequence ATGGATACCAATGCGCTGCTCCGGCAGCTACCCAAGGTCGATGCCCTGCTTTCGCGCCCCGACGTCGAAGCGCTCGGTGCCACCGTTGCGCGCTCGCTCGTGGTCGAGGCCGCGCGTGCGGTGCTTGACGAGGCGCGTGCGGATATCATCGCTGGTCAGAGCGTCGACATAGCGCCCGACGCGATCGCAGCGCGGTTGATGGAGCGTGCCGCGCAGCAGTCGCGCAGCAGTCTGCACCGGGTCATCAACGCTACCGGCATCGTCGTGCACACCAACCTCGGGCGCTCACCCCTGGCCGAGGAAGCGGTGCAGGCGGTTGCGGACGTAGCGCGCGGGTACTCGACGCTCGAGTATGACGTCGACAGCGGGGCCCGCGGCAGCCGACATGTGCATGTGGAGTCGCTGATCTGCCGTCTTACGGGCGCACAGGCCGCTATGGCGGTCAACAACAATGCTGCGGCCGTCATGATGGCTGTGGCTGCGCTCGCGCGCGGCAAGGAGGCGATCGTGTCTCGCGGTCAGCTCGTTGAGATAGGCGGCTCCTTCCGTGTCCCGGATGTGATGGCTGAGTCCGGAGCGACGATGGTTGAGGTGGGCACGACGAACAAGACCCACCTCAGAGACTACGAGACGGCTCTGACATCGCGGACGGGCCTGCTGCTCAAGGTTCACACGAGCAACTACCGCGTGGTCGGTTTCACTGAAGAGGTGGAGCTTTCCGATCTGGTGACTCTGGGCGCGAAGCATGGCGTGCACGTGATGGAGGATCAGGGCTCAGGCGTGCTGGTGGACCTCAGGCAGTGGGGGCTTCCGCACGAGCCCACGGTGGCTGAGAGCGTCGCGGCGGGCGTCGATGTGGTCACCTGCTCCGGCGACAAACTGCTGGGCGGCCCGCAGGCCGGGATCATCGCCGGCAAGGCCGAGGTGATCGCTCTGCTCAAGAAGCACCCGCTCGCTCGGGCGATGCGGCTTGACAAGATGACACTCGCAGCGCTCGAGACGACGTTGCGCCTCTACCTCGACCCCGACCGGGCGGCCGGGCTCGTTCCCACGCTGAGGATGCTTCGAACTTCGAAGGAAGAAGTCGGGACGAGGGCGGTTCGCATCGCGGGGGAGATCGCCGAGCGGTGCGGCGACGCCTATGTGGCGGGCACGGTGGAGGACGTGAGCCGTGCCGGGGGAGGGGCGCTTCCGATGGCTGACATCCCGACGATATGTGTGTCGATCGTGCCGGCTAAGATGAGCCTGAGCGAACTGGAGCGTGCGCTGCGCACTGTGGAGCCTCACGTGATCGCCCGCATAGCGGACGACCGGCTGCTCCTCGATCCACGCACGTTCACCTCGGCCGAAGAGGCAGAGGTCATCGATGCGTTCGTCCGAATCGCCGGGGCCGTCTCCTCGTGA
- the selD gene encoding selenide, water dikinase SelD: protein MRLTQLSSKAGUAAKWGPEDLQAVLDKIAPGTSESLLLGFETSDDAAVYRLSDDMAALLTVDFFTPIVDDPYDFGRIAAANALSDIYAMGGRPLTALNLLAFPCSLGPDIVGEVVRGGGEKVLEAGAVTVGGHTIDDREPKFGLSVFGVVHPDRVVRNRGALPGDDIVVTKPIGTGLWGTALKQGLATEDDARAVIESMAELNRAACEAMVEVGVHAATDVTGFGLVGHLHEMADASTCSVELELDAVPLFAGALEWARAGVVPGRTAEVVAWADGFTRWHSGEDRDLWMQLLCDPQTSGGLMMAVDPELADQLMAAIASRGVAGARIGRFTGEGRGVITVR from the coding sequence ATTCGCCTCACTCAGTTGTCGAGCAAGGCGGGTTGAGCAGCGAAATGGGGTCCTGAGGACCTCCAAGCGGTGCTGGACAAGATCGCGCCGGGCACTTCTGAGTCCTTGCTGCTCGGCTTTGAGACGAGCGATGACGCTGCGGTCTACCGGCTGAGCGACGATATGGCCGCCCTGCTCACCGTCGACTTCTTCACGCCCATAGTCGACGACCCGTACGACTTCGGGCGCATCGCCGCGGCGAACGCCCTGTCCGACATCTACGCGATGGGCGGACGGCCCCTGACCGCCCTGAACCTGCTCGCTTTCCCGTGCTCGCTGGGCCCCGACATCGTGGGCGAGGTCGTGCGCGGCGGTGGCGAGAAGGTGCTCGAGGCCGGCGCCGTGACGGTGGGCGGTCATACGATCGACGACAGGGAGCCCAAGTTCGGGCTCTCGGTGTTCGGTGTCGTGCACCCGGATCGCGTCGTGCGCAACAGAGGCGCGCTCCCCGGTGACGATATCGTTGTGACCAAGCCGATAGGGACCGGGCTGTGGGGGACCGCGCTCAAGCAGGGTCTAGCGACCGAGGATGATGCGCGCGCTGTCATCGAATCAATGGCCGAACTCAATCGCGCAGCCTGCGAGGCGATGGTCGAAGTCGGCGTGCATGCCGCGACGGACGTGACCGGTTTCGGGCTCGTCGGCCACCTTCATGAGATGGCTGACGCCTCCACCTGCTCCGTCGAGCTGGAACTCGATGCCGTGCCGCTCTTCGCCGGTGCGCTGGAGTGGGCCAGGGCCGGCGTGGTTCCCGGACGCACCGCAGAGGTCGTGGCGTGGGCCGATGGGTTCACCCGCTGGCACAGCGGCGAGGATCGCGATCTGTGGATGCAGCTGCTGTGCGATCCCCAGACGAGTGGGGGCCTCATGATGGCCGTCGACCCCGAACTCGCGGATCAGTTGATGGCGGCGATTGCGTCACGGGGGGTCGCCGGCGCGCGTATCGGACGCTTCACGGGCGAGGGGCGCGGGGTCATCACCGTACGGTGA
- a CDS encoding GGDEF domain-containing phosphodiesterase — protein sequence MDQFSPSGSRFLLESWLDLGELVEKQPDLRRLLFDPVTGLPTTPLLFPRISSLLEERGEVSLMAISVVRYSRIEEIYGWKAFDDVMRQVADVLDEIAGETLRDADVIAELMNSGNSFVIVLSPPRTMACIDPGSRIELTRRVEVRIGEKLAERIEPALFAKFGCYVGSSTVCHDENARLERMIYEALELALEDSHSREIADTVDRIARLREILVHGRIRTLVHPIFELDSMDVIGYEALSRGPEGSEFERPDKLFTVAYDADLVMRLERVCRKKALEMAGAMPQGRLLFINIEPEAVGDPQLRDTVTSDMLAQAKVAPQSIVLELTERAAIADFCLFRATLDFVRALGFGVAVDDAGAGYGSLQCLAEVRPEWLKIDLSLVRGCDTDQVRASLIESLVMFARSVGSRLIAEGIETEAELDKLRELGVTYGQGYLLCRPMPEFPADEDLPARAFRRVSQ from the coding sequence ATGGATCAGTTCAGTCCAAGCGGTTCGCGGTTCCTGCTTGAGTCGTGGCTGGACTTGGGGGAGCTCGTCGAGAAGCAGCCTGATCTTCGCCGCCTGCTGTTCGACCCGGTGACGGGGTTGCCCACTACGCCGCTGCTGTTCCCCCGCATCTCCAGCCTGCTTGAGGAGCGTGGCGAGGTCTCGCTGATGGCCATCAGCGTGGTGCGCTACTCGCGCATCGAAGAGATCTACGGTTGGAAGGCGTTTGATGATGTCATGCGCCAGGTGGCCGACGTGCTCGACGAGATAGCGGGAGAGACGCTTCGGGACGCCGACGTGATCGCCGAGCTCATGAACTCCGGCAACTCGTTCGTCATCGTGTTGTCGCCTCCACGGACGATGGCCTGCATAGACCCCGGCTCGCGCATCGAACTCACGCGGCGCGTCGAGGTCCGGATCGGCGAGAAGCTCGCCGAGCGTATCGAGCCGGCACTCTTCGCCAAGTTCGGTTGCTACGTCGGGTCGTCCACCGTCTGTCATGACGAGAACGCTCGACTTGAACGGATGATCTACGAGGCGCTGGAGCTGGCCCTCGAAGACAGCCATTCGCGCGAGATCGCCGATACGGTCGACCGCATCGCGCGGTTGCGTGAGATTCTTGTGCACGGGCGAATTCGGACCCTGGTCCACCCGATATTCGAGCTCGATTCGATGGATGTCATCGGCTATGAGGCTCTGTCGCGCGGGCCCGAGGGCTCGGAGTTCGAGCGGCCGGACAAGTTGTTCACCGTCGCCTACGACGCGGATCTGGTGATGCGACTTGAGCGTGTGTGTCGCAAGAAGGCGCTGGAGATGGCCGGCGCCATGCCGCAGGGCCGGCTGCTGTTCATAAACATCGAACCGGAGGCCGTGGGTGATCCGCAGCTTCGTGACACCGTCACGTCAGACATGCTGGCGCAGGCCAAGGTTGCACCGCAGTCGATCGTGCTTGAGCTGACCGAGCGCGCGGCAATCGCCGATTTCTGCCTGTTCAGGGCGACACTCGACTTCGTGCGAGCGCTGGGTTTCGGCGTCGCCGTCGACGATGCGGGAGCGGGCTATGGTTCGCTTCAGTGTCTTGCCGAGGTGCGGCCCGAGTGGCTCAAGATCGACCTGTCACTGGTGCGTGGATGCGACACCGATCAGGTGCGCGCTTCTCTCATCGAGTCGTTGGTGATGTTTGCTCGAAGCGTCGGCTCGCGCCTGATAGCCGAGGGTATCGAGACCGAGGCCGAACTCGACAAGTTGCGCGAGCTCGGCGTGACCTACGGTCAGGGCTACCTGTTGTGCAGGCCCATGCCCGAGTTCCCGGCCGACGAGGATCTCCCCGCTCGGGCCTTTCGCAGGGTCAGCCAGTGA